The following proteins are encoded in a genomic region of [Eubacterium] hominis:
- a CDS encoding ECF transporter S component produces the protein MKNAEKTKRLAFMAMFLAIEAVLVFTPLGFIPIPPLNPTLMHIPVIIAGITLGKKAGAQMGFVFGLCSFLNATFRPGLTSFIFTPFYSIGGVSGNWTSLVIAFVPRILLGFMAGWTYETLTDKNCNKHISVIISALVGAMTNTILVMGGIYVFFGQPYAQAIGISFDALVGAIMTVVTTNGLFEAVIGSVVSVAVCKALEPFVRKFQKTKKKEAVNVKETLNENIA, from the coding sequence ATGAAAAACGCAGAAAAAACAAAACGTCTTGCTTTTATGGCAATGTTCTTAGCCATTGAAGCTGTCTTGGTATTTACACCACTTGGATTTATTCCAATTCCACCATTGAACCCGACACTTATGCATATTCCAGTTATTATCGCGGGTATTACACTTGGTAAAAAAGCAGGTGCACAGATGGGATTTGTATTTGGATTATGTAGCTTCTTAAATGCGACTTTCCGTCCTGGTTTAACATCTTTCATATTTACACCATTCTATAGTATTGGTGGTGTATCAGGTAACTGGACAAGCTTGGTTATCGCATTTGTTCCAAGAATTCTGTTAGGATTTATGGCAGGATGGACATATGAAACATTAACGGATAAAAACTGCAACAAACACATCAGTGTGATCATATCAGCACTTGTTGGTGCTATGACAAATACGATTCTAGTTATGGGTGGTATTTATGTGTTCTTTGGTCAGCCATATGCACAGGCAATTGGAATCAGCTTTGATGCTTTGGTTGGTGCGATCATGACAGTTGTCACAACAAACGGTCTGTTTGAAGCGGTGATTGGCTCTGTAGTCAGTGTGGCAGTTTGTAAGGCATTAGAACCATTTGTCAGAAAATTTCAAAAAACAAAGAAAAAAGAAGCAGTCAATGTTAAGGAAACACTAAACGAAAACATTGCTTAA
- a CDS encoding DUF1836 domain-containing protein translates to MTQLKKDLMSWSDSLMEFHLPRWEELPNFDLYMDQVITLIEGYLYILSDGKENVLTSAMINNYVKQKLVPKAEKKRYNRMHMAYLIAITVLKQVLTITKVKEGIEYQSNISGLKEAYNMFCEELESSLSTIANQLKNGEGAFQLDSMELRNSAMKFVTISFACKLVAEKMVRLQNSYQEEQEETK, encoded by the coding sequence ATGACACAGCTAAAAAAAGATTTGATGAGCTGGAGTGATTCTCTGATGGAATTTCATTTGCCACGTTGGGAAGAACTGCCAAACTTTGATTTATATATGGATCAGGTCATTACACTGATCGAAGGATATCTATACATTTTATCTGATGGCAAAGAAAATGTATTAACCAGTGCAATGATTAATAATTATGTGAAACAGAAACTGGTTCCAAAAGCAGAAAAAAAACGGTATAATCGTATGCATATGGCATATTTAATCGCAATTACAGTGTTAAAACAGGTATTGACAATCACAAAAGTAAAAGAAGGCATTGAATATCAGTCCAATATCAGTGGATTAAAAGAAGCTTACAATATGTTTTGTGAAGAATTGGAAAGCAGCCTGTCAACGATTGCGAATCAATTGAAAAACGGAGAAGGCGCTTTTCAATTAGATAGTATGGAATTACGCAATAGTGCCATGAAGTTTGTGACTATCTCCTTTGCATGTAAACTTGTCGCAGAGAAGATGGTACGATTACAGAATTCCTATCAGGAAGAACAAGAGGAAACAAAATAG
- a CDS encoding MATE family efflux transporter yields the protein MRKQLNLLNGPILPVLSKLALPIMATSFIQMAYNLIDMIWIGAIGSAAVASVGAAGMFMWLSNGLATLAKMGGQIKVAHALGADAKKEAAWYAQSSIQMGIVFALIFGILSVIFADPMIGFFKLNSADVIHDAKYYLMITCGFVIFSFMNQIFTGILTAMGNSKTSFIATTTGLLLNIVLDPLFIFGFGFIPAMGVFGAGLATIIAQFLVMLLFILAIRKDQILFHEVHILHKPHPLYMKEIFRIGLPSALQSMLFSTISMVIARLIAGWGDSAVAVQKVGSQIESISWMSAEGYAAALNSFVAQNYGAKNPKRVKEGYRISMIVMLAWGVFCTLVLILCPQVIFQIFIHEQDVLPLGVDYLRILGFSQLFMCMEITTAGAFSGLGKTMPPSIVSITLTSARIPMAMVLSDLFGLNGIWWAITISSIGKGSVLFTWFIHNIKKPDFLIPKHITVEN from the coding sequence ATGAGAAAGCAGTTAAATTTATTGAATGGGCCGATTCTGCCCGTATTAAGTAAACTGGCTTTGCCAATTATGGCAACCAGTTTCATACAAATGGCATATAATTTGATTGATATGATCTGGATTGGTGCGATTGGCAGTGCTGCTGTTGCGTCTGTTGGTGCCGCTGGTATGTTTATGTGGTTATCAAATGGACTTGCGACCTTAGCGAAAATGGGAGGACAAATCAAGGTTGCCCATGCACTGGGTGCTGATGCGAAAAAAGAAGCCGCATGGTATGCGCAAAGCTCTATTCAAATGGGAATCGTGTTTGCGCTTATATTTGGAATATTATCCGTTATTTTTGCGGATCCAATGATAGGATTTTTTAAATTAAACAGTGCTGATGTCATACATGATGCAAAATATTATTTGATGATTACCTGTGGTTTTGTGATTTTTTCATTTATGAATCAGATATTTACCGGTATATTAACAGCGATGGGAAATAGTAAAACTTCATTTATCGCAACCACAACAGGATTGCTTTTAAACATTGTATTAGATCCATTATTCATCTTTGGATTTGGCTTTATACCAGCTATGGGCGTATTTGGCGCAGGACTTGCGACGATCATTGCACAGTTTCTGGTAATGTTGCTATTTATTCTTGCTATAAGAAAAGATCAGATTTTATTTCATGAGGTACATATCTTGCATAAACCACATCCTTTATATATGAAAGAAATCTTTCGTATTGGTCTTCCATCAGCTTTACAAAGTATGTTGTTTTCTACCATATCCATGGTGATTGCACGTTTGATTGCCGGATGGGGAGATAGTGCTGTCGCAGTACAAAAGGTTGGATCACAGATAGAATCCATTTCATGGATGAGCGCAGAAGGATATGCTGCCGCATTAAACAGTTTTGTGGCGCAGAATTATGGCGCGAAAAATCCAAAACGAGTAAAAGAAGGTTATCGTATTTCTATGATTGTAATGTTGGCATGGGGAGTATTCTGTACACTGGTATTGATTTTATGTCCTCAAGTTATCTTTCAGATATTTATTCATGAACAAGATGTTTTACCATTAGGTGTGGATTATCTACGGATTTTAGGCTTCTCCCAGTTATTTATGTGTATGGAAATTACGACTGCAGGAGCATTCAGCGGTCTTGGAAAAACAATGCCGCCTTCTATTGTCAGCATTACATTAACATCCGCAAGGATCCCAATGGCAATGGTATTAAGTGATTTATTTGGTTTAAATGGGATCTGGTGGGCAATCACCATCAGTTCTATAGGAAAAGGCAGTGTACTATTTACATGGTTTATCCATAATATAAAAAAGCCTGATTTCCTGATTCCAAAACATATCACAGTAGAAAATTAA